The following proteins are co-located in the Psilocybe cubensis strain MGC-MH-2018 chromosome 5, whole genome shotgun sequence genome:
- a CDS encoding Glutathione peroxidase 2: MATSGFYSLKAELPGGKTYDFADLKGKTVLIVNTASKCGFTPQYKGLQELYEKYKDQGFVILGFPCNQFGGQEPANDEGIQEFCTLNHGVTFPLMKKSDVNGDNTNEVYKWLKAEKSGLLGLTRIKWNFEKFLVDKNGKVVNRWASTTTPAAIDAEVAKIL; encoded by the exons ATGGCTACTTCAGGATTCTACTCTTTGAAAGCTGAGCTCCCAGGCGGCAAGACATACGACTTTGCCGATCTCAAGGGTAAGACGGTCTTGATCGTCAACACTGCTTCGAAATG TGGATTTACACCTCAATACAAGG GTCTCCAAGAGTTGTATGAGAAGTACAAAGACCAGGGTTTCGTTATCCTCGGCTTCCCCTGCAACCAG TTTGGTGGCCAGGAACCCGCGAACGATGAAGGCATCCAGGAATTCTGCACGCTCAACCACGGCGTCACCTTCCCACTCATGAAAAAGTCGGACGTCAACGGCGACAACACCAACGAGGTGTACAAGTGGCTCAAGGCAGAGAAGTCTGGTCTGCTCGGCCTCACCCGCATCAAG TGGAACTTCGAAAAGTTCTTGGTCGACAAGAACGGAAAGGTCGTCAACCGATGGGcgtccaccaccacccccgcaGCCATCGACGCCGAAGTCGCCAAGATCCTCTGA
- a CDS encoding AP-3 complex subunit beta-2, with the protein MTSNQYLNSLSENATRFGMRLQETISERTREFGLNSIATSAAALETPADEKTHAALRKQLEGSSDRDKLDAMKRLVALISKGRNVSTHFASVVKNVASPNLEIRKLVYIYLLRYAEHEPDLALLSINTFQRDLADPNPLIRAMALRVLSGIRVPMIGSIVVLAIRKCAGDASPYVRKAAALAIPKCYELDAAHLPALIQIITQVMLRDRSPLSLGAVAFAFAAVCPTRLELLHPHFRRLCRVLVDVDEWGQVEMMRLLVRYVRVMCVRTREGQAPPADGTGTETGTGVEKGKVEGEKGIGFGYEEELDKDVKLLLESVLPVLQSRNPAVVMAAARVLFHAGPYRYWLKFVQPLLRLLDTSKEVERVVLVDLIAICKTAPELFSPYYTRFLIRSDDISAVKKDKIKILLLVLTLDNYAAIMRELIDCADDTNDEVVSAAIDGVGICARRIPASVSQCLTALIRMIKSRYDMVVSSAVMVLKNLVQAQLASPVDFATVPGTSEQSPLSIIAHLARRIDDIKHGQARACVVWLVGQYAGADVSPSTSTIPGVLGAPEGMADWAPDVLRKLAKSFAEETVLVKLQVVTLAAKLFVLSPFDRRIGMLTRYVFSLARYDVNYDLRDRGRMLSALLAGLGLDLNGESAEERGGVVLRREQVKLVLFEGKEKTDETKEVVHGKPKFITIDEELPDWLEKGVESSLRDSEDDAPAAPPVPTAISSAGPVKSKGAVGVPSPPIVLTPTGPSTVASGNGAKGQFMDLDAFYAEEEKEESAEEESSEEESSEEESSGEEESGSEESSGSEHASADDVTSAQ; encoded by the exons ATGACGTCGAATCAGTACCTCAACAGTCTCTCCGAGAATGCGACGCGCTTTGGTATGCGGCTACAGGAGACGATCTCGGAGCGCACGCGCGAGTTCGGGCTCAACTCGATCGCTACCTCCGCTGCTGCGCTCGAGACGCCCGCCGACGAGAAGACGCACGCGGCGCTACGCAAGCAGCTGGAGGGGAGCAGCGATAGGGACAAGCTGGATGCGATGAAGAGACTTGTTGCT CTCATCTCAAAAGGCCGCAACGTATCCACCCATTTCGCCTCGGTCGTGAAAAACGTCGCGTCGCCCAACCTCGAGATCCGCAAGCTCGTGTACATCTACCTCCTCCGGTACGCAGAGCACGAGCCGGACCTCGCGCTGCTCTCCATCAACACCTTCCAGCGCGATTTGGCGGACCCGAACCCCCTGATCCGCGCCATGGCCCTGAGGGTCCTGAGTGGGATCAGGGTCCCGATGATAGGCAGCATCGTCGTCCTCGCAATCAGGAAGTGCGCAGGCGACGCGAGCCCGTACGTGCGCAAGGCTGCGGCGCTGGCGATCCCAAAGTGCTACGA ACTCGACGCCGCGCACCTCCCCGCGCTCATCCAGATCATCACGCAGGTGATGCTGCGCGACCGGTCGCCGCTCTCCCTTGGCGCGGTCGCGTTTGCGTTCGCGGCTGTGTGCCCGACGCGGCTCGAGCTTTTGCACCCGCACTTCCGGCGCCTGTGCAGGGTGCTCGTGGACGTGGACGAGTGGGGGCAGGTCGAGATGATGCGTTTGTTGGTGAGGTATGTGCGGGTTATGTGTGTGCGTACGAGAGAGGGGCAGGCTCCCCCCGCGGACGGGACGGGGACGGAGACGGGGACGGGAGTGGAAAAGGGGAAGGTGGAGGGTGAGAAGGGTATTGGGTTTGGGTatgaggaggagctggaTAAGGATGTGAAGCTTTTGTTGGAATCGGTGCTACCTGTTCTGCAGAGTCGTAATCCTGCC GTTGTAATGGCCGCCGCGCGCGTGTTATTCCACGCTGGACCGTATAGATATTGGCTTAAATTCGTACAGCCACTACTGAGACTTTTGGATACATCGAAAGAGGTTGAAAGGGTGGTTTTGGTTGACTTGATCGCCATCTGCAAAACGGCACCG GAGCTATTTTCTCCTTATTATACGCGTTTCCTCATTCGCTCAGACGACATTTCGGCTGTGAAGAAGGACAAGATCAAGATTCTGCTCTTGGTGTTGACATTAGATAACTATGCCGCGATTATGAGAGAACTAATA GACTGTGCGGACGACACGAATGATGAAGTCGTATCAGCTGCTATTGACGGCGTTGGGATATGTGCGAGGAGGATACCAGCATCCGTTTCTCAATGTTTGACTGCACTGATTAGGATGATCAAAAGTCGTTATG ATATGGTTGTGAGCAGTGCGGTGATGGTGCTCAAAAACTTGGTGCAGGCGCAGTTGGCGTCGCCTGTGGATTTCGCTACGGTGCCGGGCACATCCGAGCAGTCGCCGCTGTCGATTATAGCCCATCTGGCACGGCGGATAGACGACATTAAACACGGACAGGCGCGTGCGTGCGTCGTATGGTTAGTGGGTCAATACGCTGGAGCGGACGTGTCCccttcgacgtcgacgatACCCGGGGTGCTCGGTGCGCCAGAGGGTATGGCGGATTGGGCACCGGATGTGCTGCGCAAGCTCGCGAAATCGTTTGCGGAGGAGACTGTGCTGGTGAAGCTGCAGGTGGTGACGCTGGCGGCGAAGCTGTTTGTGCTGTCGCCGTTTGACCGGCGGATTGGGATGCTCACGAGATATGTGTTTTCGCTGGCGAGGTATGATGTGAATTATGATTTGAGAGATCGTGGAAGGATGCTTTCAGCGCTGCTTGCTGGTCTGGGCTTGGATCTGAATGGTGAGAGTGCAGAGGAGCGCGGTGGTGTTGTGTTGAGGAGGGAACAGGTCAAGTTGGTGTTGTTTGAGGGCAAAGAGAAGACTG ATGAGACGAAAGAAGTGGTGCATGGGAAGCCCAAGTTTATCACGATTGATGAGGAGCTGCCAGATTGGCTGGAGAAGGGCGTAGAAAGTTCGTTGAGGGACAGTGAAGATGATGCACCGGCAGCTCCACCTGTTCCGACTGCTATTTCGTCTGCGGGGCCAGTGAAGAGCAAGGGTGCTGTGGGGGTGCCGTCACCGCCTATTGTATTGACACCGACGGGGCCCAGTACTGTGGCGAGTGGGAATGGGGCAAAGGGCCAGTTTATGGACCTGGATGCATTTTatgctgaagaagaaaaggaggaaagtGCAGAGGAAGAGAGCTCAGAGGAGGAGTCGAGCGAGGAAGAGTCGAGCGGAGAGGAAGAGTCTGGGAGCGAAGAGTCAAGCGGATCAGAACATGCAAGTGCGGATGACGTCACGAGTGCTCAGTAG
- a CDS encoding Beta-glucuronidase — MPSLSYPQHLLLLLAVVQRSLCADVNVSIPLVAPSTAPVISPSLVSFSIEQDRWTDWVGTTSRNQFFFNTLDNLRALTGEPPQIRIGANSEDHTDFSENVQFSQATFPAISATVPYPEASSIIVGDGFYEAAQFLPPNTHVIWGLNLGQNNVTAAFLEAKSLVKAFASSPIKDSGITLDAIEIGNEADLYSNNGLRSSTYTSTQYVKEWIQFATNVTAAAQLSLSSSSPKFWGAAFAGSSHSTSGFSPQAIFSEGILSSAPGALISTISEHRYSGSFCSGSGGLLQDLMTKSTIRSNLTQFTPDISATHAKGLDYVLGETNSYSCHGAPGVSNTAGAALWTLDYLLFATQIGISRVFFHEGIGFKYNLIQPLTLTRSTLDGSPLATPLPPHIQPQYYAAIIAGEAIGSTGNTRAVELSINNARISGYAFYEEDTLARAILINSQAFFTTDKTNRTSTHVDLAISGSGAPTEMTVKRLFVPHADDTTGLTWGGQTYETSDARVSGSLQVETASVSDGVDIQETEVVMLSFL; from the exons ATGCCTAGTCTCTCTTACCCGCAGCATTTATTGCTTCTCTTGGCTGTTGTTCAGCGTTCCCTTTGCGCTGATGTTAACGTTTCCATCCCTCTCGTCGCCCCTTCGACGGCCCCAGTCATTTCACCCTCTTTAGTATCATTCTCTATTGAACAAGATCGCTGGACAGATTGGGTTGGGACAACTTCGAGAAATCAATTTTTCTTTAACACTCTCGACAACTTGAGAGCACTTACTGGAGAGCCACCACAGATCAGAATTGGAGCGAACAGTGAGGATCATACAGACTTTTCGGAGAACGTACAG TTCTCACAAGCCACCTTCCCTGCCATAAGCGCCACTGTTCCATATCCCGAGGCCTCAAGCATCATCGTTGGCGATGGATTTTACGAGGCGGCACAATTTCTCCCACCAA ATACTCACGTCATTTGGGGACTAAATCTCGGTCAGAATAATGTGACTGCAGCATTCCTAGAAGCGAAGTCCCTAGTTAAAGCCTTTGCGTCATCACCTATCAAAGATTCCGGCATCACACTCGACGCAATCGAGATTGGCAACGAAGCCGATTTATACTCGAATAACGGACTTAGAAGCAGTACGTATACATCAACACAATACGTCAAAGA GTGGATTCAGTTCGCGACAAATGTCACAGCAGCCGCTCAGCTTTCGttgtcttcatcatcccCTAAGTTCTGGGGCGCTGCCTTTGCTGGATCCTCTCACTCTACGTCCGGGTTCTCTCCTCAAGCTATCTTCAGCGAAGGTATACTGTCCTCGGCTCCAGGTGCTCTTATATCTAC TATTTCTGAGCATCGCTACAGTGGATCGTTCTGTTCCGGAAGTGGAGGTCTTTTGCAAGATTTAATGACCAAGAGCACTATAAGAAGCAATCTTACACAATTTACCCCTGATATTAGTGCTACCCACGCAAAGGGTCTGGATTATGTCCTCGGCGAGACCAACAGTTACTCATGTCAT GGTGCTCCCGGAGTTAGCAATACTGCAGGCGCTGCATTGTGGACATTGGATTACCTTTTATTTGC AACCCAGATCGGTATTTCTAGGGTGTTCTTCCATGAGGGCATTGGCTTCAAATACAACCTG ATCCAACCACTCACCCTGACACGTTCCACTTTGGATGGTTCACCTCTCGCAACGCCTTTACCACCCCACATCCAGCCCCAATACTACGCAGCTATCATTGCTGGCGAGGCCATTGGAAGCACAGGCAACACACGAGCAGTCGAGTTGTCGATCAATAATGCACGAATCTCTGGATATGCCTTTTACGAGGAAGATACATTGGCGCGAGCCATTTTAATCAACTCGCAGGCGTTTTTCACGACAGATAAGACCAATCGCACTAGCACTCATGTTGATCTGGCTATTTCGGGTAGTGGTGCACCAACAGAGATGACTGTTAAGCGTCTCTTTGTTCC CCACGCCGATGATACCACTGGCTTAACTTGGGGTGGTCAGACCTATGAAACAAGCGACGCAAGAGTTTCTGGGAGCCTGCAGGTCGAAACCGCCAGTGTTTCTGACGGTGTCGATATTCAAGAAACAGAAGTCGTCAtgctttctttcctttga
- a CDS encoding DNA repair protein RAD51-like protein 4 (DNA repair protein RAD51 homolog 4) has translation MRLASLVPFIPADLVASLEAHGIRTEFDLLFSASTFDIYKRLPANTVTFQELIDYTSLVAEHCAAPGISGQEIFRLEKLASSEYSELQSGCASLDALLHGLGGRKVLEISGDKGTGKSVRSQETLALSLLLHHVKCSPANKAVWIDTTGEFSLEKATQLINAFQMPPTTLERVEVSLAFDIDGARALFEEINLRAEIKFLVIDTITPLLGPLLSAASAQGHAIMTEFMQQLQSFSQSFGASVLVGAHK, from the exons ATGAGACTTGCTAGCTTAGTTCCATTTATTCCTGCCGATCTCGTTGCCTCCCTCGAAGCCCATGGTATTCGCACGGAATTCGATTTGCTTTTCTCAGCCTCTACGTTCGACATCTATAAGCGTTTGCCAGCGAACACCGTCACATTCCAAGAGCTGATTGACTATACTTCCCTCGTTGCGGAACACTGTGCTGCCCCTGGGATATCAGGTCAAGAGATCTTTCGACTCGAGAAACTTGCTTCCTCGGAATATAGCGAACTCCAAAGTGGGTGTGCGAGTCTTGACGCTCTTCTCCATGGTTTAGGTGGTAGGAAAGTGCTTGAAATCTCGGGCGATAAAGGGACTGGTAAATCTGTGCGCTCTCAGGAG ACCCTCGCTTTAAGTCTGCTTTTACACCATGTGAAATGCTCTCCTGCCAATAAGGCCGTCTGGATCGATACTACTGGGGAATTCTCACTAGAAAAGGCTACTCAATTAATAAATGCTTTTCAG ATGCCTCCAACAACCCTTGAACGAGTGGAAGTTTCTTTGGCATTTGACATTGATGGTGCTCGAGCTTtatttgaagaaatcaaCCTAAGGGCAGAG ATCAAATTCCTCGTAATTGACACTATAACACCTCTTCTTGGACCTCTTCTTAGTGCAGCCTCGGCTCAAGGTCATGCTATTATGACTGAGTTCATGCAGCAACTTCAGTCGTTTTCCCAGTCGTTTGGTGCCTCGGTTCTTGTGGGTGCCCATAAATGA